The Monomorium pharaonis isolate MP-MQ-018 chromosome 5, ASM1337386v2, whole genome shotgun sequence genome includes a window with the following:
- the LOC105834473 gene encoding syntaxin-18 — MDVSALFKASVKVVNLRNKDLGMLTEGQSPSRRQVTRTGRKSTFNVKAHTVVTQISKLREFLLENRRAYLNFSRYLPTAPRMTDVERDEIDLGAQRIMSTCSQLIKELKREVAASTAEISQQNVEHREIILVLIEDYLKNVCKIYSEQRAMRVKRTMETRRIAKLQSDPANSQPLSSAVKKLTERTAAEDHEARNGSNDLSPMKIQEINGDVNQQLTYEEEPSAEDIQMFESENEQLYNELNTMTEEVKQIESKVVHIAELQKIFTEKVLDQDSDLDRLMTTVIGSTENVKEANKQIRQAIQRNASSRVWFLFFFLVMSFTLLFLNWYNA; from the coding sequence ATGGACGTGAGCGCATTATTCAAGGCCAGCGTGAAGGTGGTGAATCTGCGCAACAAGGACCTCGGCATGCTGACCGAGGGTCAGTCTCCTTCGCGGAGGCAGGTCACCAGGACAGGGCGCAAAAGCACCTTCAACGTAAAGGCGCACACGGTGGTCACGCAGATCTCGAAGCTGCGCGAGTTTCTGCTGGAGAATCGTCGAGCCTATCTCAACTTCTCTAGATATCTGCCTACGGCGCCGCGGATGACCGACGTGGAGCGCGACGAGATCGACCTGGGCGCGCAGCGAATAATGAGCACCTGCTCGCAGCTCATCAAGGAGCTGAAGCGAGAGGTTGCCGCGTCCACCGCGGAGATCAGCCAGCAGAACGTCGAGCATCGCGAGATTATACTAGTGCTAATAGAGGACTACCTCAAGAACGTCTGCAAGATCTATTCGGAGCAGAGGGCAATGCGCGTGAAGAGGACCATGGAGACGCGTAGGATTGCCAAGCTGCAGTCGGATCCCGCGAACAGTCAGCCGTTATCATCGGCGGTTAAAAAATTGACGGAGAGAACCGCCGCGGAGGATCACGAGGCCAGGAACGGCTCGAACGACTTGAGCCCAATGAAGATCCAGGAGATCAACGGCGATGTCAATCAACAGCTAACGTACGAGGAGGAGCCGTCGGCCGAGGACATCCAGATGTTTGAGTCGGAGAACGAGCAGCTCTACAACGAGCTGAACACTATGACGGAGGAGGTGAAGCAGATCGAGAGCAAGGTGGTTCACATCGCCGAGCTTCAAAAAATCTTCACGGAGAAGGTGCTCGACCAAGACAGTGACCTGGACAGGCTAATGACGACAGTGATCGGCTCGACGGAGAACGTGAAGGAGGCGAACAAGCAGATCCGACAGGCGATCCAGCGAAACGCCAGCTCTAGGGTGTggttccttttcttctttctggTGATGTCATTTACGTTATTGTTCCTTAATTGGTATAATGCGTAA